The proteins below are encoded in one region of Triticum aestivum cultivar Chinese Spring chromosome 1B, IWGSC CS RefSeq v2.1, whole genome shotgun sequence:
- the LOC123099929 gene encoding probable calcium-binding protein CML14 (The sequence of the model RefSeq protein was modified relative to this genomic sequence to represent the inferred CDS: added 50 bases not found in genome assembly), giving the protein MTKPSPSPSPAPAKGAGSLRGSQLKQLRSLFDRFDMDGDGSLTQLELAALLRSLGLRPTGDESRALLLAIDADGSGTVEFDELARAIAPVLTAHAPRLVDQAQLLEVFRAFDRDGNGYISAAELARSMAKLGQPLTFEELRTMMRDADADGDGVISFGEFAAVMARSALDFLGVPAA; this is encoded by the coding sequence GTCGCTGCGGGGCAGCCAGCTGAAGCAGCTGCGCTCCCTCTTCGACCGCTTCGACAtggacggcgacggcagcctcacccagCTCGAGCTGGCGGCCCTGCTCCGCTCCCTCGGCCTGCGCCCCACGGGCGACGAGTCCCGGGCCCTCCTCCTCGCCATCGACGCCGACGGCAGCGGCACCGTGGAGTTCGACGAGCTGGCGCGCGCCATCGCGCCGGTCCTCACCGCCCACGCGCCGCGGCTCGTCGaccaggcgcagctgctcgaggTCTTCCGCGCCTTCGACCGCGACGGCAACGGCTACATCTCCGCCGCCGAGCTCGCGCGCTCCATGGCCAAGCTCGGCCAGCCGCTCACGTTCGAGGAGCTGCGGACGATGATGCGGGACGCCGATGCGGATGGGGACGGCGTGATTAGCTTCGGGGAGTTCGCCGCCGTCATGGCCAGGTCCGCGCTCGACTTCCTCGGCGTCCCCGCCGCCTGA